The following proteins come from a genomic window of Natronosalvus vescus:
- a CDS encoding RNA-guided pseudouridylation complex pseudouridine synthase subunit Cbf5 — translation MIRRGSPEERSPAELLQFGVVNLDKPPGPSSHQVSGWIRDAVAETLTEADAAPIDRASHAGTLDPKVTGCLPIMLGHATRLAPAFLEGEKEYVAVLECHGPVPSDAASVIAEFEAPIYQKPPRKSAVSRRLRVREIYDLDVLEVGERQVLLRIRCESGTYVRKLCHDLGLALGTGAHMGHLRRTATMPFDDTTLHTPYELLDALAFWVEDDDSQSLYSVVEPAERILEHLPAITIAENAAESVATGAPVYAPGVLEVDGGVERDTLLACYTPDGAAICLGRLVGDPDAESGAVVALERVLV, via the coding sequence ATGATTCGCCGAGGATCGCCCGAGGAGCGCTCGCCTGCCGAACTCCTCCAGTTCGGCGTCGTCAACCTCGATAAGCCACCGGGGCCCTCTTCCCACCAGGTGAGCGGCTGGATCCGGGACGCCGTCGCCGAAACGCTCACCGAAGCCGACGCAGCGCCAATCGATCGAGCCTCTCACGCGGGGACGCTCGATCCGAAGGTCACCGGCTGTCTCCCGATCATGCTGGGTCACGCCACTCGGCTGGCGCCGGCCTTCCTCGAGGGGGAAAAGGAGTACGTCGCCGTCCTCGAGTGTCACGGCCCGGTGCCGAGCGACGCCGCATCGGTGATCGCCGAGTTCGAGGCCCCGATCTACCAGAAGCCGCCGCGAAAGAGCGCCGTCTCGAGGCGCCTCCGGGTGCGAGAGATCTACGACCTCGACGTGCTCGAGGTGGGTGAGCGCCAGGTACTCCTGCGCATTCGCTGTGAGAGCGGTACCTACGTCCGAAAGCTCTGTCACGATCTGGGGCTTGCACTCGGCACCGGTGCCCACATGGGACATCTCCGACGGACGGCGACGATGCCGTTCGACGACACGACGCTGCACACGCCGTACGAGTTGCTCGACGCCCTCGCGTTCTGGGTCGAGGACGACGATTCCCAATCGTTGTATTCGGTCGTTGAGCCAGCCGAACGGATCCTCGAGCACCTGCCCGCGATCACGATTGCCGAAAACGCAGCCGAGTCGGTCGCGACGGGTGCGCCGGTGTACGCGCCAGGCGTACTTGAGGTCGACGGCGGTGTCGAGCGGGACACCCTGTTGGCGTGTTACACGCCCGACGGGGCTGCAATCTGTCTCGGGCGACTCGTCGGCGACCCCGACGCCGAGTCGGGGGCAGTCGTCGCGCTCGAGCGGGTACTCGTCTAG
- a CDS encoding helix-turn-helix domain-containing protein: MIDLTLDMEQYDCPFIDTSDDHDVSFTAVQWEFDSQRRELETRMMIEGDDRSTLESGLSSLQTHDNMQECSLFKKHEGTALLRTVIGETNAMRVIRDNGGYITGPFHIEAGSERWEVGFDTHERADDALSDLERNNEFDVLSEDAFELSELYDLLQNADAANNLIEGCRSLSDVERQTLAVAAEKGYFDQPRGATLQMLANEFDVSDTAVSKNVRRAERKILRRVVDALEELE; encoded by the coding sequence ATGATCGACCTCACCCTGGACATGGAGCAGTACGACTGTCCGTTCATCGACACGAGCGACGATCACGACGTGTCCTTCACCGCCGTTCAGTGGGAGTTCGATAGCCAGCGCCGCGAACTCGAGACGCGGATGATGATCGAAGGGGACGACCGGTCGACCCTCGAGTCGGGGCTGTCGTCGCTGCAGACCCACGACAACATGCAGGAGTGCTCGCTCTTCAAGAAACACGAGGGGACGGCGTTGTTACGGACGGTGATCGGGGAGACCAACGCCATGCGGGTCATCCGGGACAACGGCGGCTACATCACCGGCCCGTTCCACATCGAGGCCGGGAGCGAGCGCTGGGAGGTCGGCTTCGATACGCACGAGAGGGCCGACGACGCGCTCTCCGATCTGGAGCGAAACAACGAGTTCGACGTCCTCTCGGAGGACGCGTTCGAACTCAGCGAGCTGTACGACCTGCTCCAGAACGCCGACGCGGCGAACAACCTCATCGAGGGCTGTCGGTCGCTGTCGGACGTGGAACGACAGACACTCGCAGTCGCGGCCGAGAAGGGATACTTCGATCAACCCCGCGGGGCGACGCTGCAGATGCTCGCCAACGAGTTCGACGTCTCCGATACTGCCGTCTCGAAGAACGTTCGTCGGGCCGAGCGAAAGATCCTCCGGCGGGTCGTCGACGCGCTCGAGGAACTCGAGTGA
- the cmk gene encoding (d)CMP kinase, translated as MLLTVSGPPGGGKTTNAELLAETFGFEHVSGGDIFRQLADERGYTPLEFNKLAEENDQIDRDLDRRLREIAVERDDLVLESRLAGWLAGEQADLKFWLDAPLAVRGERIADREDKAPERAMEETRAREASEVHRYREYYGIEFDDLSIYDLSVNTARWSPEAVFDTLVTAVEEYDTTADEGKTPVDIDYEF; from the coding sequence ATGTTACTCACCGTCTCCGGGCCACCGGGTGGAGGAAAGACGACGAACGCGGAACTGTTGGCCGAGACGTTTGGATTCGAGCACGTCAGCGGCGGTGACATATTTCGACAACTCGCGGACGAACGCGGGTATACCCCACTCGAGTTCAACAAGCTGGCCGAGGAGAACGACCAGATCGATCGCGACCTCGACCGCCGACTGCGCGAAATCGCCGTCGAACGCGACGATCTCGTCCTCGAGTCGCGTCTGGCCGGCTGGCTCGCAGGCGAGCAGGCCGACCTGAAGTTCTGGCTCGATGCGCCACTGGCGGTCAGAGGGGAGCGGATCGCCGACCGCGAGGACAAAGCGCCCGAGCGAGCGATGGAGGAAACCCGCGCACGAGAAGCGAGCGAGGTTCACCGATATCGTGAGTACTACGGTATCGAGTTCGACGACCTCAGCATCTACGATCTCTCGGTCAACACCGCCCGCTGGAGCCCGGAAGCGGTCTTCGACACGCTCGTGACGGCCGTCGAGGAGTACGATACGACCGCCGACGAAGGGAAAACGCCCGTCGACATCGACTACGAGTTCTGA
- a CDS encoding AMP-binding protein, which produces MNWSSTPYDWVGDWAARRASLSPDRTAIVDATTETSVTYGDVERRANRTARLLESYGVTEGERVAIVSRNRLEAFDLFFATGKTGGVLAPLSYRLAPPELAALLDLVEPKLLVIESPYVELLEHAVARSEADPAIVEIETDDPAGGWDTYHDRLPADETPVEKRERSLSDPHLLLHTGGSTGTPKETTITHGSIAWNSLNTITAWGLRPDDVTPMVFPIFHTGGWNVLTLPLFHMGATIVIDREVEPGRVLEQVSRYEATILVAVPAVLRSMATHVNWEQADLSSLRFVKSGGGPCRESIVRAWRDRGVDLSQGYGLTEIGPNNFAMPDEYDSEKVASVGKPVLHADVRIVDEDGTKLEEGEIGELELRGPHGAREYWRNPDATAETFGADGASGDEDARRWVSTGDLARVDGDGFYHIEGRKKNMFISGGENVYPPEVEDVIADHDAVAEVIVIGVPDEQWGTVGKAVVEVADGLDSGDGEGGSTAENALTLEQLAVFLDGKLARFKIPKHLAFVEEMPMSGPSKIDRAAIKDRFGGDDS; this is translated from the coding sequence GTGAACTGGAGTTCGACGCCGTACGACTGGGTCGGCGACTGGGCGGCCAGACGAGCCTCGCTCTCGCCGGATCGGACGGCGATCGTCGACGCGACGACGGAGACGAGCGTCACCTACGGCGACGTCGAGCGGCGAGCGAATCGAACCGCCAGGTTGCTCGAGTCCTACGGCGTGACCGAGGGCGAGCGAGTCGCGATCGTCTCGCGGAATCGTCTCGAGGCGTTCGACCTCTTCTTCGCGACGGGGAAGACCGGCGGCGTTCTCGCGCCGCTGTCCTACCGGCTGGCCCCACCGGAGCTGGCGGCCCTGCTGGATCTCGTCGAACCAAAACTGCTCGTCATCGAGTCGCCCTACGTCGAACTCCTCGAGCACGCGGTCGCCCGGTCAGAGGCCGATCCCGCGATCGTGGAGATCGAGACCGACGATCCGGCCGGCGGGTGGGATACCTACCACGACCGCCTCCCCGCTGACGAGACCCCCGTCGAGAAGCGCGAGCGCTCGTTGTCCGATCCTCACCTCCTGTTGCACACCGGGGGCTCGACCGGGACGCCGAAGGAGACGACGATCACCCACGGCTCGATCGCCTGGAACTCGCTGAACACGATCACCGCGTGGGGGCTGCGTCCGGATGACGTCACCCCGATGGTGTTTCCGATTTTCCACACCGGCGGCTGGAACGTGCTGACGCTCCCGCTCTTTCATATGGGGGCGACCATCGTCATCGATCGAGAGGTCGAACCCGGCCGCGTCCTCGAGCAGGTGAGTCGGTACGAAGCGACGATTCTCGTCGCCGTGCCGGCGGTGTTGCGTTCGATGGCCACCCACGTGAACTGGGAGCAAGCAGATCTCTCGAGCCTCCGGTTCGTCAAGAGTGGCGGTGGGCCTTGCCGCGAGTCGATCGTCCGCGCATGGCGCGACCGCGGGGTCGATCTCTCCCAGGGCTACGGCCTCACCGAAATCGGCCCGAACAACTTCGCGATGCCCGACGAGTACGACTCCGAGAAGGTCGCCAGCGTCGGCAAGCCGGTGCTCCACGCCGACGTCCGAATCGTCGACGAGGACGGGACGAAACTCGAGGAGGGCGAGATCGGCGAACTCGAGTTGCGTGGCCCCCACGGCGCTCGCGAGTACTGGCGCAACCCCGACGCGACGGCGGAGACGTTCGGTGCCGACGGCGCGAGCGGCGACGAAGACGCCCGACGCTGGGTCTCGACCGGCGACCTCGCCCGGGTCGACGGAGACGGGTTCTACCACATCGAAGGCCGAAAGAAGAACATGTTCATCAGCGGCGGGGAGAACGTCTATCCGCCGGAGGTCGAAGATGTCATCGCGGATCACGACGCCGTCGCCGAGGTGATCGTCATCGGCGTTCCCGACGAGCAGTGGGGAACGGTCGGGAAGGCGGTCGTCGAAGTTGCAGATGGGCTCGACAGTGGAGACGGCGAAGGGGGTAGCACGGCTGAAAACGCACTCACGCTCGAGCAACTGGCCGTGTTCCTCGACGGGAAACTGGCCCGGTTCAAAATTCCGAAACACCTCGCGTTCGTCGAGGAGATGCCGATGAGTGGCCCTTCGAAGATCGACCGGGCGGCGATCAAAGACCGGTTCGGCGGTGATGACTCGTGA
- a CDS encoding Zn-ribbon domain-containing OB-fold protein, producing MSDAPSGERLTYAEWIEGVREGTLMGQRCLDCEHEVGTPKAGCNACGSRNLETITLPTEGTLFSETTIAVAPQGFEGGYRVGVVDLGATRITARLEDECDAEIGDPVELTGVLEVDEPVPVFG from the coding sequence ATGAGCGACGCACCGTCCGGGGAACGACTGACCTACGCAGAGTGGATCGAGGGGGTTCGAGAAGGAACGCTCATGGGCCAGCGCTGTCTCGACTGTGAGCACGAAGTTGGGACGCCGAAAGCCGGCTGTAACGCGTGCGGTTCCCGGAACCTCGAGACGATCACCCTTCCCACCGAGGGCACCCTCTTTTCGGAGACGACGATCGCCGTCGCCCCGCAGGGGTTCGAGGGCGGCTACCGCGTCGGCGTTGTCGACCTCGGCGCGACGCGGATCACGGCTCGTCTCGAGGACGAGTGCGACGCCGAGATAGGCGACCCCGTGGAACTGACCGGCGTCCTCGAGGTCGACGAGCCGGTTCCGGTGTTCGGCTGA
- a CDS encoding thiolase domain-containing protein, translating to MHQARIVGVGMTNFGVHDQPLPELFADAAFDAFDDAGIEGSAIDAFFLGNAMGGQTERDTHLAPTLASHIGLAGIPCQRYEDACATSSNAFKHAVRAVEAGHHDVVLVGGVERCTPATGLGTPEMTSVFASAAHRQYEQPTGLSFPGVFGLLTTRHMHEYGTTEEELAAVAVKNHQHGTMNSRAQFGKETTIEAVLESPIVASPFHLLDCCPFSDGAAAVVVANEEAAADLPGEAVTVSGVGHATDVIPLAEKADFTATQSARDAAEAAYAEAGVGPDDIDVVELHDCFTGAEVLAIEALGFFEDGEGGKAAMEGETALGGRIPVNPSGGLKAKGHPIGATGVAQLVELTEHLRGEAGERQVEGATRGLAHNLGGDAGTTIVSILEVDA from the coding sequence ATGCATCAGGCACGTATCGTCGGAGTTGGGATGACCAACTTCGGCGTCCACGACCAGCCGCTTCCGGAACTTTTCGCCGATGCCGCCTTCGACGCTTTCGACGACGCCGGTATCGAGGGGTCGGCCATCGACGCATTCTTCCTCGGGAACGCCATGGGGGGCCAGACCGAGCGGGACACGCACCTCGCGCCGACGCTGGCGAGTCACATCGGCCTGGCGGGGATCCCCTGCCAGCGCTACGAGGACGCCTGTGCGACCTCCTCGAACGCGTTCAAACACGCCGTCCGGGCGGTCGAAGCCGGCCACCACGACGTCGTCCTCGTCGGCGGCGTCGAGCGGTGTACGCCCGCGACGGGCCTCGGCACCCCCGAGATGACCTCCGTCTTCGCCTCCGCGGCCCATCGTCAGTACGAACAGCCGACCGGGCTGTCGTTCCCCGGCGTCTTCGGCCTCCTGACGACCCGGCACATGCACGAGTACGGCACGACCGAGGAGGAACTCGCGGCGGTCGCCGTCAAGAACCACCAGCACGGGACGATGAATTCCCGCGCGCAGTTCGGCAAGGAAACGACGATCGAAGCGGTGCTCGAGAGCCCGATCGTCGCCTCGCCGTTCCACCTCCTCGATTGCTGTCCGTTCTCCGATGGGGCAGCTGCCGTCGTCGTCGCGAACGAGGAGGCAGCGGCCGACCTCCCGGGCGAGGCAGTGACGGTCTCGGGCGTCGGCCACGCGACGGACGTGATCCCCCTCGCCGAGAAGGCCGACTTCACCGCGACGCAGTCGGCTCGAGACGCCGCCGAAGCCGCCTACGCCGAGGCTGGCGTCGGCCCCGACGACATCGACGTCGTCGAACTCCACGACTGTTTCACCGGCGCCGAGGTGCTCGCCATCGAAGCGCTCGGCTTCTTCGAGGACGGCGAGGGCGGGAAGGCCGCGATGGAGGGCGAAACCGCTCTGGGCGGCCGGATCCCGGTGAACCCGAGCGGCGGCCTGAAGGCGAAGGGCCACCCGATCGGCGCGACGGGTGTCGCCCAGCTGGTCGAACTCACCGAGCACCTCCGCGGGGAGGCCGGCGAGCGCCAGGTCGAGGGCGCGACCCGTGGGCTGGCACACAACCTGGGTGGGGACGCCGGAACCACCATCGTCTCCATTCTGGAGGTGGACGCATGA
- a CDS encoding ABC transporter substrate-binding protein produces MARGTNRRDVLRRTGALAALGTASLAGCIADENGDDDGNGNGNGNGNGNGNGNGNGNGDGSEAVADETIRIGAMQPVSGDLEYYGQISLMGFYSGLAYKYDLDPIEEMTTGTHVLDPDDGPTFEIILQDTQFTPDTAQDVAETLVLDEDVDILFGASSSDAARRISANVLDEAGIPYIVGPAADGDITVSSEHCHELMFRASEHTAMDARAGGRYVAQQGDVSTVAIFAAEGAFGEGVANNYQEVLEAEGIEVLDPRFVEAGYSEFEGMFEEAINQGADGVVGGFTFITLPEFLPTAMAYEEIQAFGGFAELVTTQVTGQTVEATLGEDFTAEDIQEVGLGPFTTRYHWNQYDNEINDAFIDMHTEAYGLMPDLFSAGTFVGASALVQAIDETGSVDGDDIADAMRGMTVTDTPKGEDAYTFQEHNNQAASAMTVAWPVPTEDDVAEYWDASVMPGEPIETIPAEEVMVPEDEASCSLN; encoded by the coding sequence ATGGCACGAGGTACCAACCGACGCGACGTGCTCCGGCGCACCGGTGCACTCGCCGCGCTCGGCACGGCCAGCCTGGCAGGGTGTATTGCAGACGAAAACGGCGACGACGATGGGAACGGGAACGGGAACGGGAACGGAAACGGCAACGGCAACGGTAACGGGAATGGCAACGGCGATGGCAGCGAAGCCGTCGCCGACGAAACGATCAGAATCGGCGCGATGCAACCGGTTTCCGGCGACCTCGAGTACTACGGTCAGATCAGTCTCATGGGCTTTTACTCGGGGCTCGCCTACAAGTACGATCTCGACCCGATCGAGGAGATGACGACGGGGACGCACGTCCTCGATCCCGATGACGGCCCGACGTTCGAAATCATCCTGCAGGATACGCAGTTCACGCCGGATACCGCACAGGACGTCGCCGAAACGCTCGTTCTCGACGAGGATGTCGACATCCTCTTTGGGGCCTCGAGTTCGGACGCCGCTCGTCGAATCTCGGCGAACGTCCTCGACGAAGCGGGCATCCCCTACATCGTTGGCCCGGCAGCGGACGGCGACATCACCGTCTCGAGCGAGCACTGTCACGAACTGATGTTCCGCGCGAGCGAGCACACGGCCATGGACGCCCGCGCCGGCGGCCGATACGTCGCTCAACAGGGTGACGTCTCGACGGTCGCCATCTTCGCCGCGGAGGGCGCCTTCGGCGAGGGCGTTGCGAACAACTACCAGGAAGTGCTCGAGGCCGAGGGAATCGAAGTGCTGGATCCACGCTTCGTCGAAGCGGGCTACAGCGAGTTCGAAGGGATGTTCGAAGAGGCGATCAACCAGGGTGCCGACGGCGTCGTCGGCGGCTTCACGTTCATCACCTTGCCCGAATTCCTCCCGACAGCGATGGCCTACGAGGAGATTCAAGCGTTCGGCGGGTTCGCCGAACTCGTCACGACGCAGGTGACCGGCCAGACCGTCGAGGCGACCCTCGGCGAGGACTTCACTGCCGAAGACATCCAGGAGGTGGGGCTCGGCCCGTTCACCACGCGCTATCACTGGAACCAGTACGACAACGAGATCAACGACGCATTCATCGACATGCACACCGAGGCGTACGGCCTGATGCCCGACCTGTTCAGCGCCGGGACGTTCGTCGGCGCGTCGGCACTGGTTCAGGCGATCGACGAAACCGGCTCCGTCGACGGAGACGACATCGCCGACGCGATGCGCGGGATGACCGTCACGGACACGCCGAAAGGCGAGGATGCGTACACGTTCCAGGAACACAACAACCAGGCCGCCTCGGCGATGACCGTCGCCTGGCCCGTTCCGACGGAGGACGACGTGGCCGAGTACTGGGACGCCTCTGTCATGCCGGGTGAACCGATCGAGACGATTCCCGCCGAGGAGGTCATGGTACCCGAAGACGAAGCGAGTTGCTCGCTGAACTGA
- a CDS encoding alpha/beta fold hydrolase, with amino-acid sequence MTRAENGDVQVAYEVAGPENGDVQVAYEVAGPENGDPVVCINGLGYGRWMWRWQRAALADTYRTILWDNRGTGDSDAPEGPYSIDDMAADLEAVLADAGIERAHVVGASMGGMIAQHYAIEYDRAATLSLLCTTPGGRESTGIPEKTKQRLTSVPEDATDRESIRHRMEPAVSERFYAEQPDLVERIVDWRLESDADDAARQAQAAAVLGFDVADDLHGIDVPTLVLHGDDDRVVPVENGRLLAERLPNARLEECPAGAHLFFIEDAHWVNERLRGFLEANELESPTEAR; translated from the coding sequence ATGACACGCGCGGAAAACGGCGACGTCCAGGTCGCATACGAGGTCGCCGGCCCCGAAAACGGCGACGTCCAGGTCGCATACGAGGTCGCCGGCCCCGAAAACGGCGATCCAGTCGTCTGTATCAATGGACTCGGCTACGGCCGCTGGATGTGGCGATGGCAACGGGCGGCGCTCGCCGACACGTACCGGACGATTCTCTGGGACAATCGCGGCACCGGCGATTCGGACGCTCCCGAGGGGCCGTATTCGATCGATGACATGGCCGCCGACCTCGAGGCGGTGCTCGCCGACGCTGGGATCGAACGAGCCCACGTCGTTGGGGCGAGTATGGGCGGGATGATCGCCCAGCACTACGCCATCGAGTACGACCGGGCGGCGACTCTCTCGCTTCTATGTACCACGCCCGGCGGGCGCGAATCGACTGGTATTCCGGAGAAAACCAAACAGCGACTGACGTCGGTGCCCGAGGATGCGACCGATCGCGAGTCGATTCGTCACCGCATGGAGCCTGCCGTCTCCGAGAGGTTCTACGCGGAACAACCCGACCTGGTCGAGCGAATCGTCGACTGGCGTCTCGAGAGCGATGCGGACGACGCGGCCCGACAGGCACAGGCTGCGGCCGTGCTGGGGTTCGACGTCGCTGACGACCTCCACGGAATCGACGTACCGACGCTGGTGCTGCACGGCGACGATGATCGCGTCGTTCCCGTGGAGAATGGCCGGTTGCTCGCCGAGCGCCTTCCGAACGCTCGCCTCGAGGAGTGTCCGGCCGGAGCACACCTCTTTTTCATCGAGGACGCACACTGGGTGAACGAACGGCTCCGAGGGTTCCTCGAGGCCAACGAACTGGAATCGCCGACGGAGGCGCGCTAA
- a CDS encoding MaoC family dehydratase: MSTASPGDRTQTSQHVTTEHIETFAALTGDENPLHLDPEYAAAGLFEEPIAHGMIAAGIISSALADLPGDIIYLSQELSFEAPVYPGQTVIATAEVLEALGNDRYCVETTATVEDEVVVSGEATVLSLVRDDA, translated from the coding sequence ATGTCGACTGCCAGCCCCGGCGACCGAACCCAGACCAGCCAGCACGTGACGACAGAGCACATCGAGACGTTCGCCGCCCTGACCGGCGACGAGAACCCGCTCCACCTCGATCCCGAGTACGCCGCCGCCGGCCTTTTCGAGGAGCCGATCGCTCACGGCATGATCGCCGCCGGCATCATCTCGAGCGCGCTGGCCGACCTGCCCGGTGACATCATCTACCTCTCTCAGGAGCTGTCGTTCGAGGCACCCGTCTACCCCGGACAGACCGTTATCGCGACCGCGGAGGTTCTCGAGGCCCTCGGAAACGATCGCTACTGCGTCGAGACGACCGCGACGGTCGAGGACGAGGTCGTCGTCTCCGGGGAAGCGACGGTGTTGTCGCTGGTTCGAGACGACGCGTAA
- a CDS encoding SDR family NAD(P)-dependent oxidoreductase yields MTELSVEPIEREAIHEFDDDRFTRERVCVVTGAASGIGRALALAAAVNGLTVLATDVDEDGLAETHSHAARLEVGDAVEPFVADLTDDDDLESIAVAARDLGDVTFLANVAGLQHVAPLESFPLEAYDRLQRVMVRAPFVLSRHCWPNLEATDGCVGNMASVHGHYVTSGKVAYNVAKFAVRGLTQSIAAEGDGAVRSFSVSTGYVKTPLVTDQIPETAAQRGLEVDEVVEDVMLGQARTDDMMTPLEVAHQFLFGFSDLGAHLNGGDLLLDDGMTLTYD; encoded by the coding sequence ATGACGGAACTCTCCGTGGAGCCAATCGAACGAGAGGCGATTCACGAGTTCGACGACGACCGGTTTACTCGCGAGCGTGTGTGCGTCGTGACGGGTGCGGCCTCCGGTATCGGTCGCGCGCTCGCACTCGCGGCCGCCGTCAACGGACTCACCGTACTGGCGACCGACGTGGACGAGGACGGACTGGCCGAAACCCACAGCCACGCCGCCCGACTCGAGGTCGGCGACGCCGTCGAACCGTTCGTCGCGGATCTCACCGACGACGACGACCTCGAGTCGATTGCCGTCGCTGCCCGCGACCTGGGCGATGTTACGTTCCTGGCCAACGTCGCCGGCCTGCAGCACGTCGCGCCCCTCGAGTCGTTCCCACTCGAGGCCTACGACCGCCTCCAGCGGGTCATGGTTCGCGCGCCGTTCGTCCTGTCCCGTCACTGCTGGCCGAACCTCGAGGCGACCGACGGCTGCGTGGGCAACATGGCGTCGGTGCACGGCCACTACGTGACGAGCGGCAAGGTCGCCTACAACGTGGCCAAGTTCGCCGTCAGGGGGCTCACCCAGTCGATCGCTGCCGAAGGCGACGGTGCGGTTCGCTCGTTCTCGGTCAGTACGGGCTACGTCAAGACGCCGCTCGTGACCGACCAGATCCCGGAGACGGCCGCTCAGCGTGGCCTCGAGGTCGACGAGGTCGTCGAGGACGTGATGCTCGGGCAGGCGCGCACCGACGATATGATGACGCCGCTCGAGGTCGCCCACCAGTTTTTGTTCGGCTTTTCCGACCTGGGTGCCCACCTCAACGGTGGTGATCTCTTGCTCGACGACGGGATGACGCTGACCTACGATTGA